A genome region from Oceanococcus sp. HetDA_MAG_MS8 includes the following:
- a CDS encoding integron integrase, translated as MPAEKLVDQVRAECRKRHYSRRTEQSYVSWLVRYVRFHGLRHPAQMGKVEVEAFLTHLATKRRVAASTQNQALCALVFAYQSVLGLDLPWLSDVTRAKRPARLPVVLSRTEVAAVLASMHGVHRLMAELLYGGGLRLMECLRLRVKDIHFERGEITVRSGKGDKDRRTMLPKTASAALRTQLEQARAIWQGDRAAGIPGVALPGALNRKYPHAGQEFGWFWVFPDNHLSLDPVSGLRRRHHHYEKRLQRAVRAAGRSAGLDQAISPHVLRHCFATHLLEGGYDIRTVQELLGHSDVSTTMVYTHVLNRGGRGVISPLDGL; from the coding sequence ATGCCGGCGGAGAAATTAGTGGACCAGGTGCGTGCGGAGTGTCGTAAGCGACATTACAGTCGGCGCACCGAGCAGAGCTACGTGAGTTGGTTGGTACGCTATGTGCGTTTTCACGGTCTGCGGCATCCAGCGCAAATGGGGAAGGTTGAGGTAGAGGCCTTCTTAACGCACCTTGCTACGAAGCGGCGGGTGGCGGCCAGTACGCAGAATCAGGCCTTGTGTGCTTTGGTGTTTGCGTACCAATCGGTTCTTGGGCTAGACCTGCCCTGGCTGAGCGATGTCACACGAGCCAAGCGTCCGGCGCGGTTGCCGGTGGTGCTGTCACGCACGGAGGTGGCTGCGGTGTTGGCGTCTATGCACGGGGTGCATCGCCTTATGGCCGAGCTTCTGTACGGGGGTGGGTTGCGGTTGATGGAGTGCTTGCGCCTACGCGTGAAAGACATTCACTTTGAACGCGGTGAAATTACGGTACGCAGCGGCAAGGGTGATAAGGACCGCCGCACGATGTTGCCAAAAACTGCTTCTGCCGCGCTGAGAACACAGTTGGAGCAGGCCCGGGCCATTTGGCAGGGCGACCGTGCAGCGGGCATCCCTGGGGTTGCGCTGCCGGGAGCATTGAACCGCAAATATCCGCATGCGGGCCAAGAGTTTGGTTGGTTTTGGGTGTTTCCCGATAATCATCTGTCCTTGGACCCGGTGAGCGGGCTTCGCCGCCGCCATCACCACTATGAGAAGCGTTTGCAGCGGGCTGTGCGCGCTGCCGGCCGTTCCGCAGGATTAGATCAAGCAATCTCTCCGCATGTGCTGCGCCACTGCTTTGCTACCCACCTTTTGGAGGGTGGCTATGACATTCGCACGGTACAAGAGCTGCTCGGCCATTCTGACGTCAGCACAACCATGGTTTACACCCATGTGCTTAATCGTGGTGGCCGCGGAGTGATCAGCCCCCTAGATGGGCTTTGA
- the mutM gene encoding bifunctional DNA-formamidopyrimidine glycosylase/DNA-(apurinic or apyrimidinic site) lyase, translating into MPELPEVETTRRGIAPAVEGQTLRAMTVRNAALRWPVPDDLPALLQGASIDAVRRRAKYLLLDCSRSGQPLGSMLVHLGMSGQLRVVEPDAPLRKHDHVDWELADGRVLRLHDPRRFGSVLWQPLGDTHPLLASLGPEPLSPEFTATYLYQRSRGRKGPVKPFIMDQAIVVGVGNIYATEALFAAGIHPRRPAGRVSLKRYTALVDAIRAVLAESIQRGGTTLRDYVDPQGSPGWFRLQLAAYEQADKPCQRCSTPIRREVLGQRASYFCPSCQR; encoded by the coding sequence ATGCCTGAACTCCCCGAGGTGGAAACCACCCGGCGCGGAATCGCGCCTGCGGTAGAAGGCCAAACGCTGCGCGCAATGACCGTGCGTAACGCCGCGCTGCGCTGGCCCGTGCCCGACGACCTCCCGGCCCTGCTGCAAGGCGCCAGCATCGATGCCGTGCGCCGCCGCGCCAAATACCTGCTGCTGGATTGCAGCCGTAGCGGCCAGCCTCTAGGCAGCATGCTGGTGCACCTCGGGATGAGCGGGCAGCTGCGCGTGGTGGAGCCAGATGCCCCTCTGCGCAAGCATGACCACGTGGACTGGGAACTGGCCGATGGCCGCGTGCTGCGCCTGCACGACCCCCGCCGCTTTGGCAGCGTGCTCTGGCAACCCCTGGGCGACACGCATCCTTTGTTGGCCAGCCTGGGCCCGGAGCCGCTCTCACCCGAGTTCACCGCCACCTATCTCTACCAGCGTTCCCGTGGCCGCAAAGGCCCGGTGAAGCCCTTCATCATGGATCAGGCCATTGTCGTGGGCGTGGGGAACATCTACGCCACCGAAGCCTTGTTTGCCGCCGGCATTCACCCCCGCCGCCCGGCCGGAAGAGTCTCGCTCAAGCGCTATACTGCATTGGTAGACGCCATCCGCGCCGTGCTGGCCGAATCCATCCAGCGCGGCGGCACCACCTTGCGCGACTACGTCGACCCCCAAGGCAGCCCCGGCTGGTTCCGCCTGCAACTTGCCGCCTACGAACAAGCCGACAAACCCTGCCAACGCTGCAGCACCCCCATCCGCCGCGAAGTACTGGGCCAGCGGGCCAGCTATTTCTGCCCGAGTTGCCAGCGGTAG
- the tldD gene encoding metalloprotease TldD — protein sequence MNALSLAQQHLLEPGGLSTSDIERSLNQLLAPGLDAADLFFESKRSQGWMLEDGILKSGSFSIEQGVGLRGIVGETAALAYTEELTPQALEQAAGTAVALARSGQSGQAMPVAAREVPALYTAADPITSLEDTLKIAALREADAAARAADPAVVQVNVSLAASHQHVLIAQSDGTLAADVRPMTRLNVSVVVERNGQRESAHSGGGGRYGLDQLLQRMQPAEVAREAVRLALLRLEADPAPAGTFPVVLGNGWPGVLLHEAVGHGLEGDFNRKQSSVYAGRVGEKVASSLVTVVDDGSLPDRRGSLTVDDEGTPGQRNVLIEKGILRGYMQDKLNARLSGVAATGNGRRESFAHLPMPRMTNTFMEAGDHDPDEIIASVEDGIYAKNFEGGQVDITSGNFVFTAAEAYRIEKGRITRPLKGMTLIGNGPRTLEKISMVGNDLALDDGIGVCGKDGQSVPVGVGQPTLKVDALTIGGTA from the coding sequence ATGAACGCACTCTCCCTGGCCCAACAACATCTGCTCGAGCCCGGTGGGCTCTCCACCTCGGATATTGAGCGCAGTCTGAATCAGCTCCTGGCCCCTGGCCTGGATGCGGCGGATTTGTTCTTCGAATCCAAGCGCAGTCAGGGCTGGATGCTGGAAGACGGCATCTTGAAAAGCGGTAGCTTCTCCATTGAGCAGGGCGTGGGTCTGCGCGGCATCGTGGGCGAAACCGCAGCCCTGGCCTACACCGAAGAACTCACCCCCCAGGCTTTGGAACAGGCGGCTGGAACCGCTGTCGCTTTGGCGCGCAGCGGGCAGTCTGGCCAGGCCATGCCGGTGGCCGCGCGGGAGGTGCCGGCGCTATACACCGCCGCCGACCCCATTACTAGCCTGGAAGACACTCTCAAAATTGCCGCCCTTCGCGAGGCCGATGCCGCCGCGCGCGCCGCCGACCCGGCGGTGGTACAGGTGAATGTGAGCCTGGCGGCTAGCCATCAGCATGTGCTTATTGCCCAAAGCGATGGCACCCTCGCCGCCGACGTCCGCCCCATGACCCGCTTGAATGTGAGCGTGGTGGTGGAGCGCAATGGCCAGCGCGAAAGCGCCCACAGCGGTGGCGGCGGCCGCTACGGCCTGGATCAGCTGCTGCAACGCATGCAGCCGGCCGAAGTGGCCCGCGAAGCCGTGCGCCTGGCGCTGCTGCGCCTGGAAGCCGATCCGGCTCCAGCCGGCACTTTCCCAGTGGTTCTGGGCAATGGCTGGCCGGGAGTACTGCTGCACGAAGCGGTGGGGCATGGCCTGGAAGGCGACTTCAACCGCAAGCAAAGCAGTGTCTACGCTGGGCGAGTGGGCGAAAAAGTGGCCTCTAGCTTGGTCACCGTGGTGGACGACGGCTCTTTGCCGGATCGCCGTGGCTCGCTCACGGTGGATGACGAAGGCACGCCGGGCCAGCGCAATGTGCTTATCGAAAAAGGCATTCTGCGCGGCTACATGCAGGATAAGCTCAACGCCCGCCTCTCTGGCGTGGCTGCTACCGGCAATGGCCGGCGCGAAAGCTTCGCCCATCTGCCCATGCCGCGCATGACCAACACCTTCATGGAAGCGGGTGATCACGACCCCGACGAAATCATTGCCAGCGTGGAGGACGGCATCTACGCCAAGAACTTCGAAGGCGGCCAGGTAGACATCACCTCAGGCAACTTCGTGTTCACCGCCGCAGAGGCCTACCGCATCGAAAAAGGCCGGATCACCCGCCCGCTCAAGGGCATGACCCTCATCGGTAACGGCCCGCGCACGCTGGAGAAAATCAGCATGGTGGGCAATGACCTGGCCCTGGATGATGGCATTGGCGTATGCGGCAAGGATGGCCAGAGCGTACCTGTTGGTGTGGGCCAGCCCACTCTCAAGGTGGATGCCCTGACCATCGGCGGCACCGCCTAA
- a CDS encoding carbon-nitrogen hydrolase family protein translates to MTQLTVAGLQWNGSPDPEANLLALEQALAEAAQAGAQVAVLPENALCMGRTEEDKYASADVPPDYVWRDRVLQLGAQAGLALIAGSLYCRLPQEAPRVRSRCWVSDAKGRPLGYYDKRHLFDVDAGQGERYQESRTIAPGDNPAQVVACAGAQWGLSVCYDLRFAEHYWSLRDLGAQVIAVPAAFTYTTGQAHWEVLLRARAIETQCYVVASNQCGTHASGRQTWGHSMIIDPWGRILAQAGHQPDVVTAALDLQELQALRERFPVANHRRVPTV, encoded by the coding sequence ATGACACAGCTGACAGTTGCGGGCCTGCAGTGGAATGGCAGCCCTGATCCCGAAGCCAACTTGCTGGCTTTGGAGCAGGCTTTGGCTGAGGCTGCACAGGCGGGGGCCCAGGTGGCTGTGCTGCCGGAAAATGCGCTGTGCATGGGGCGTACCGAGGAGGACAAGTACGCCAGCGCCGACGTCCCCCCAGACTATGTATGGCGGGATCGCGTGCTGCAGCTGGGCGCGCAGGCTGGTCTGGCTTTGATTGCCGGCAGCTTGTACTGCCGCCTGCCCCAGGAAGCGCCTCGGGTGCGTAGCCGCTGCTGGGTAAGTGATGCAAAGGGCCGGCCGCTGGGCTACTACGATAAACGCCATCTTTTCGATGTTGATGCCGGGCAGGGCGAGCGCTACCAAGAGTCGCGCACCATCGCACCCGGGGACAACCCTGCACAAGTGGTGGCCTGTGCGGGCGCGCAATGGGGCTTATCGGTGTGCTACGACCTTCGTTTCGCCGAACATTATTGGTCGCTGCGCGACCTGGGCGCCCAGGTGATTGCGGTACCCGCTGCGTTTACCTACACCACCGGGCAAGCGCATTGGGAAGTGCTGCTGCGGGCCAGGGCCATCGAAACCCAATGCTATGTGGTGGCCAGTAACCAATGCGGCACCCACGCCAGTGGCCGCCAAACCTGGGGCCACAGCATGATTATCGACCCCTGGGGCCGCATTCTGGCCCAAGCGGGACATCAGCCCGATGTCGTCACTGCGGCCTTGGACTTGCAGGAACTGCAAGCGCTCAGAGAGCGGTTTCCGGTGGCGAACCATCGACGTGTGCCGACGGTCTGA
- the rng gene encoding ribonuclease G — MSNEILVNVTPYETRVAAVEQGVLQDLHIQRGHRGSILGNIYKGRVERVVPGMQAAFVNIGLERTAFLHVADLARNDEGDSDISAVLRNGDAILVQVIKEPLGSKGARLTGQITIPSRYLVHLPYSSHVGISARIEDEEERERLREAVGALAEESEAPGGFIVRTAGEKAQAEDLATDMAYLQRCWSEIRRKASSGMPGTLIHSDLPLVTRVVRDLVERGIERIRIDDERAFAQCEAFARDYVPWVAPRLDLYDADTPIFDLYGVEDELQRALERRVSLKSGGHLVFDQTESMTTVDVNTGGYLGYRNLEETIFKTNLEAAHAIAHQLRLRNLGGIIIIDFIDMAEEGHRQQVLHALERAVARDRAKTSISPISPLGLVEMTRKRTRESLERILCEPCRVCNHRGTVKTPDTVMYEIFRELRRTARQFDSQEYRVLASPDVIERLREEQAGALAEMQEFLHTPIRLQAESQYMPESFDVVPM; from the coding sequence ATGAGTAACGAAATACTGGTCAATGTCACGCCTTACGAGACCCGAGTGGCCGCGGTAGAGCAAGGTGTATTGCAAGACCTGCATATTCAGCGTGGCCACCGCGGTAGCATCCTGGGCAACATTTACAAGGGCCGGGTTGAACGCGTGGTGCCCGGCATGCAGGCCGCGTTTGTGAATATTGGCCTGGAGCGGACCGCGTTTTTGCATGTGGCAGATCTGGCTCGGAATGATGAAGGTGACTCCGATATCAGCGCGGTGCTGCGCAATGGCGATGCCATCTTGGTACAGGTCATCAAAGAGCCACTGGGCAGCAAGGGCGCCAGGCTCACCGGTCAAATCACCATTCCCTCTCGCTATCTGGTGCATTTGCCTTATTCCTCGCATGTGGGTATTTCGGCGCGTATTGAAGATGAGGAAGAGCGCGAGCGCTTACGCGAGGCGGTAGGCGCGCTGGCTGAAGAGAGTGAGGCGCCGGGCGGCTTTATTGTGCGCACCGCAGGGGAGAAGGCCCAGGCCGAAGACTTGGCCACCGACATGGCCTACTTGCAGCGTTGCTGGAGCGAGATCCGGCGTAAGGCCTCCAGCGGTATGCCGGGAACGCTGATCCACTCCGACCTGCCGCTGGTCACGCGGGTGGTGCGCGACCTCGTCGAGCGCGGCATAGAGCGCATTCGTATTGACGATGAGCGCGCCTTTGCTCAATGCGAAGCCTTTGCGCGGGATTATGTGCCCTGGGTTGCACCGCGTCTGGATCTGTACGACGCCGACACCCCCATTTTCGACCTGTATGGAGTGGAAGATGAGTTGCAGCGTGCCCTAGAACGCCGCGTATCGCTCAAATCGGGCGGGCACTTGGTGTTCGATCAGACCGAGTCCATGACCACCGTGGATGTGAACACAGGCGGTTACTTGGGCTACCGCAACCTTGAAGAAACCATCTTCAAGACTAACCTGGAAGCAGCGCATGCCATTGCGCACCAGCTTCGGTTACGCAACCTCGGCGGCATTATCATTATCGACTTTATCGATATGGCCGAAGAGGGGCACCGCCAACAGGTGCTGCATGCCTTGGAGCGGGCCGTGGCGCGGGATCGCGCCAAAACCAGCATTTCGCCCATTTCTCCGCTGGGGCTGGTGGAAATGACCCGCAAGCGCACGCGCGAAAGCTTGGAACGCATTCTCTGCGAGCCCTGCCGGGTCTGTAACCACCGCGGAACGGTGAAAACTCCGGACACCGTGATGTACGAAATCTTTCGCGAGTTGCGACGCACCGCGCGGCAGTTCGACAGCCAAGAGTATCGAGTGTTAGCCAGCCCAGATGTGATTGAACGCTTGCGCGAAGAGCAGGCCGGCGCGTTGGCCGAAATGCAAGAATTTCTGCACACGCCCATCCGCCTGCAGGCAGAGTCGCAATACATGCCGGAATCCTTTGATGTGGTGCCCATGTAG
- the maf gene encoding septum formation inhibitor Maf: MANTAQRTFILASASPRRRELLLSLGYRFVVQAADIDESVWPEEQPEAHVQRLALTKAQAVAAQQPQAAVLAADTIVVNAGQILGKPRDATHAEHMLRELSATRHQVHTAIALAIDGKHQVQLQSSWVQFRPLRHAEIAAYVASGEPMDKAGAYGIQGQAGRFVLEMQGSYTGIMGLPLCQTEQLLSDAGLRPGSYE; this comes from the coding sequence ATGGCTAACACAGCGCAGCGCACCTTTATTCTTGCGTCGGCTTCGCCTCGGCGGCGAGAGCTACTGCTGAGCCTGGGTTATCGCTTTGTGGTGCAGGCTGCCGATATTGACGAGTCGGTTTGGCCGGAAGAGCAGCCCGAAGCCCATGTCCAGCGTCTGGCCTTAACCAAGGCGCAGGCTGTGGCCGCGCAACAGCCGCAGGCTGCTGTGCTGGCGGCAGACACCATTGTGGTTAATGCCGGGCAAATACTGGGAAAACCACGTGATGCTACCCATGCCGAGCACATGCTGCGAGAGCTGTCGGCGACTCGGCACCAGGTGCACACGGCCATAGCCTTGGCCATCGACGGCAAGCACCAAGTGCAGCTGCAAAGCTCCTGGGTGCAGTTCCGCCCACTGCGCCATGCTGAAATTGCGGCCTATGTGGCCTCCGGTGAGCCCATGGACAAAGCGGGGGCTTATGGCATTCAGGGGCAGGCCGGGCGCTTTGTGTTGGAAATGCAGGGCAGCTACACCGGAATCATGGGGCTGCCTTTGTGTCAAACAGAGCAGCTACTAAGCGATGCGGGATTGAGGCCTGGCAGTTATGAGTAA
- the rlmH gene encoding 23S rRNA (pseudouridine(1915)-N(3))-methyltransferase RlmH produces MKLRIIVVATPGPRWADDAGADFLQRLPKHWKTQLQWIKPTAGRERSSAQKLKVADSDKVRKLLQAEPYVLLDERGQHWPSRRFAEQVQRWDEQYSQLNLVIGGPDGHDQALRDGAAGLLALSKLTFPHALARVVLLEQLYRASAILAQHPYHRD; encoded by the coding sequence GTGAAGCTACGCATCATTGTCGTAGCTACGCCGGGGCCGCGTTGGGCGGACGACGCCGGGGCCGACTTTCTGCAACGGCTGCCCAAACATTGGAAGACCCAGCTTCAATGGATCAAGCCCACGGCGGGTCGTGAGCGCAGCTCGGCCCAGAAGCTCAAAGTCGCCGACTCCGATAAAGTGCGCAAGCTGCTTCAAGCAGAGCCCTATGTTTTACTTGATGAGCGCGGCCAGCACTGGCCCAGCCGCCGTTTTGCCGAACAAGTGCAGCGCTGGGACGAACAGTACAGTCAGTTGAATTTGGTGATTGGTGGGCCGGATGGCCATGATCAAGCCCTGCGTGACGGGGCTGCGGGGCTGCTAGCCTTATCCAAACTCACTTTTCCGCATGCTTTGGCGCGGGTGGTGCTGTTGGAGCAGTTGTACCGGGCCAGCGCGATTTTGGCTCAGCACCCGTATCATCGGGATTAA
- the rsfS gene encoding ribosome silencing factor: MAQEALEELKARDTRKIDVRPLTPLTDWMLICTGTSSRHVKSLADNLVLKAKHAGHQPKGVEGLDEGEWVLVDLGGVVVHIMQAQTRAFYQLEKLWTGDEPTAEEG, encoded by the coding sequence TTGGCTCAGGAGGCTTTGGAAGAGCTCAAGGCCCGAGACACCCGCAAAATTGATGTGCGTCCACTCACGCCACTCACCGACTGGATGCTGATTTGCACCGGCACCTCCAGTCGGCATGTGAAGTCGCTGGCCGATAACTTGGTTTTGAAAGCCAAGCACGCCGGCCATCAGCCTAAGGGCGTTGAAGGGCTGGATGAAGGCGAATGGGTGCTGGTGGATTTGGGCGGGGTGGTGGTGCACATCATGCAGGCTCAAACCCGGGCCTTCTACCAGCTAGAGAAGCTTTGGACGGGTGACGAGCCCACTGCCGAAGAGGGGTGA
- a CDS encoding glutamate-5-semialdehyde dehydrogenase translates to MLTTNTTNLEQTIRDIGAKARNASVSTARATTAQKNQALLGLASILREQQAALLEANAADMQAGRENGLDAALLDRLELTPERIESMAQGVEQIAALPDPVGAISDAQVRPSGIQVGKMRVPLGVVAIIYESRPNVTADAAALCLKSGNASILRGGREALQSNQAIARCIERALDAAGLPEDAVQVLDFADRAAVPILVGMTEAVDVVVPRGGKGLVAAVRDAARVPVIKHLDGICHVYLHDAADAQMATAIAVNAKTHRFGTCNTMETLLIAESRLAELLPAIAAQLREKDVELRGCEKVRAVDASIQAATDEDWATEYLAPILSIRAVPNFDAAADHIREYGSGHTEAIVTESHTDAMRFLREVDASSVMINASTRFADGFEYGLGAEIGISTDKFHARGPVGLEGLTSQKWVVFGQGHIRD, encoded by the coding sequence ATTTTGACTACTAACACTACCAACCTCGAGCAGACCATTCGCGACATCGGTGCCAAGGCCCGCAATGCCTCGGTTTCCACCGCGCGCGCTACCACCGCCCAAAAGAACCAAGCCCTACTGGGGCTGGCCAGTATTTTGCGCGAGCAGCAGGCCGCGCTACTGGAGGCGAATGCGGCCGATATGCAGGCCGGCCGCGAGAATGGGCTGGACGCGGCTTTGCTGGATCGTTTGGAGTTAACGCCAGAGCGCATCGAAAGCATGGCCCAAGGGGTAGAGCAAATCGCCGCTCTTCCAGACCCGGTTGGCGCCATCAGCGACGCCCAGGTCCGCCCCTCCGGCATTCAAGTGGGGAAAATGCGGGTGCCTTTGGGTGTGGTGGCCATCATTTATGAGTCGCGGCCTAACGTCACCGCCGACGCTGCGGCTCTGTGCTTGAAATCGGGTAATGCCAGCATCTTGCGTGGCGGCCGCGAAGCGCTGCAATCCAACCAAGCTATCGCTCGGTGTATCGAGCGTGCACTAGATGCGGCTGGATTGCCTGAAGACGCCGTGCAGGTGCTGGACTTCGCCGATCGTGCGGCGGTGCCGATTCTGGTGGGCATGACCGAGGCTGTAGATGTCGTGGTTCCGCGTGGTGGCAAGGGTCTGGTTGCTGCAGTTCGCGATGCCGCGCGGGTGCCGGTCATCAAACACCTGGATGGCATTTGCCATGTGTATTTGCACGATGCCGCCGATGCGCAGATGGCGACCGCCATTGCCGTCAATGCCAAGACGCACCGCTTTGGCACCTGCAACACCATGGAAACACTGCTCATTGCCGAGTCCCGCTTGGCCGAGCTGTTGCCCGCAATTGCCGCCCAGCTGCGCGAGAAGGACGTAGAGCTGCGTGGCTGTGAGAAGGTGCGCGCCGTTGATGCCAGCATCCAGGCAGCCACCGATGAGGATTGGGCCACGGAATATTTGGCGCCAATCTTGTCCATTCGCGCCGTTCCCAACTTTGACGCGGCTGCGGATCACATCCGCGAATATGGCAGTGGGCATACCGAGGCCATCGTGACCGAATCGCACACCGATGCTATGCGCTTTTTGCGCGAGGTTGATGCCAGCTCGGTGATGATCAACGCCAGTACGCGCTTTGCCGATGGCTTCGAATATGGCCTGGGCGCCGAAATTGGCATTAGCACCGACAAATTCCACGCTCGCGGTCCCGTGGGGCTGGAAGGCCTGACCAGTCAGAAGTGGGTGGTCTTTGGACAAGGACACATTCGTGACTGA
- the holA gene encoding DNA polymerase III subunit delta → MSESADQMRAHLRGQGFEERLRFDSLDEDALYAESQAGSLFASRKILEVDLPEAKVGQTGGKFISRWLKDPPADICLLLVAHCERMPRATAWMKTIQDQGLFLRGDSLERAAIPAWLEQRARAQGLELTADAVEWMTDRTEGALMAAAQDLQKLEMLGLEGSIDKDTLEQSVADAARFAVFALPDACLEGDLVRARRIALRLRAEGAAAPLLNFALARDLRSLLKLAKGSSPQAAGVWRTRAPLFNQARRRLKPAVLGRLHRAMVGLDQLAKSRPEEEYWEDLLNFVHVFAGGTTTAKLPFALDETLATF, encoded by the coding sequence GTGAGTGAGTCCGCAGATCAGATGCGCGCGCATTTGCGCGGCCAGGGCTTTGAAGAGCGCCTGCGCTTCGACAGCCTGGATGAAGATGCGCTTTATGCAGAGTCGCAGGCAGGCTCATTATTCGCCTCGCGCAAAATTCTTGAGGTCGATCTGCCGGAGGCTAAGGTAGGCCAGACCGGAGGCAAATTTATCAGCCGTTGGCTGAAGGATCCGCCCGCAGATATTTGTTTGCTCTTGGTCGCGCATTGCGAGCGTATGCCCAGGGCAACGGCATGGATGAAAACCATCCAAGATCAGGGCCTATTCCTGCGCGGCGACTCCTTAGAGCGGGCGGCTATCCCGGCTTGGCTGGAGCAACGCGCCCGGGCGCAGGGCCTGGAGCTCACGGCGGATGCCGTGGAGTGGATGACAGACCGCACCGAAGGCGCCTTGATGGCTGCGGCGCAGGATTTGCAAAAACTGGAAATGCTGGGCTTAGAGGGCAGCATAGACAAAGATACCCTGGAGCAGAGCGTCGCTGACGCCGCGCGTTTCGCCGTCTTTGCCTTGCCGGATGCCTGTTTGGAGGGTGACCTCGTGCGTGCCCGGCGGATCGCTCTACGGCTACGCGCCGAGGGAGCCGCTGCGCCTTTGCTGAACTTTGCTCTGGCGCGCGACCTGCGCAGCCTACTCAAGTTGGCCAAGGGCAGCAGCCCGCAGGCAGCTGGTGTATGGCGCACGCGGGCACCACTGTTCAACCAGGCGCGGCGTCGCCTGAAACCGGCGGTTTTGGGGCGGCTACACCGCGCGATGGTGGGTTTAGATCAGCTCGCCAAATCGCGGCCGGAGGAGGAGTATTGGGAGGACTTGTTAAACTTCGTCCATGTGTTTGCCGGTGGTACCACTACCGCCAAACTGCCATTTGCTTTAGATGAGACTCTCGCAACATTTTGA
- the coq7 gene encoding 2-polyprenyl-3-methyl-6-methoxy-1,4-benzoquinone monooxygenase gives MRRVSRGDDWLGRIQNRLAEVIDGPADDTHLSAAERRQAAALMRINHAGEVAAQGLYLGQAAQAKRADNREHLLEAAAEEKAHLRWCRARLDRLGSAPSLLDPIWFAGSYTLGASVARLGDAISLGFVSETERQVEAHLEGHLQRLPAGDHASREVLEKMRDDEAAHGAAARERGGRELPRPVRKLMALSSKVMTTSAYWI, from the coding sequence ATGCGCCGAGTCAGTCGCGGTGATGATTGGCTGGGCCGCATTCAGAATCGCCTCGCAGAAGTCATTGATGGACCAGCAGATGACACCCATTTAAGTGCTGCGGAGCGTCGCCAGGCAGCGGCATTAATGCGCATAAATCATGCTGGCGAAGTCGCCGCTCAGGGTTTGTACTTGGGCCAGGCTGCGCAGGCCAAACGCGCGGACAATCGCGAGCATCTGCTGGAAGCGGCGGCCGAAGAAAAAGCGCACCTGCGCTGGTGCCGAGCCCGCCTCGACCGTTTGGGCTCTGCGCCCAGTTTGCTCGACCCCATTTGGTTCGCAGGCTCGTACACCCTAGGCGCCAGTGTGGCGCGCTTAGGCGATGCTATTTCCTTGGGCTTTGTCTCCGAAACAGAGCGTCAGGTGGAGGCCCACCTGGAAGGGCACTTGCAACGACTCCCAGCAGGTGACCATGCCAGCCGCGAAGTGCTGGAAAAAATGCGGGATGATGAGGCGGCGCATGGTGCAGCCGCGCGCGAACGCGGTGGGCGCGAACTGCCGCGTCCAGTGCGCAAGCTCATGGCTTTGAGTTCCAAGGTGATGACGACCAGCGCCTACTGGATTTAG
- a CDS encoding CidA/LrgA family protein yields MIQGLVALLSAQLLGEILSAALGLPVPGPVIGLIVLFVWLCLRGGPSNELSQTAHTLLRYLPLLLIPPCVGLMDHLDLLAMHAELLLAIILGTTALSLVLSGLLGRCWLKDPQHGD; encoded by the coding sequence ATGATTCAAGGATTAGTTGCCCTACTGTCGGCTCAGCTGCTAGGCGAGATACTCAGCGCGGCACTCGGGCTGCCAGTGCCTGGGCCGGTCATAGGGCTCATCGTGTTGTTTGTCTGGTTGTGCCTGCGTGGTGGCCCTAGCAATGAGCTCAGCCAAACCGCGCATACGCTGTTGCGATATCTGCCCCTGCTGCTCATTCCGCCCTGTGTAGGCCTGATGGATCACCTCGATCTGCTCGCCATGCACGCAGAGCTATTGCTGGCAATCATCCTCGGAACCACGGCACTATCTTTGGTGCTGAGCGGCTTGCTGGGGCGTTGCTGGCTTAAGGACCCGCAACATGGCGACTGA